ACGATTTTTTATTTCAATTGGTAAGCGACATTCGCCATCTCAGAGATCTAGGTAAAAAAGTGATCCTAGTTTCCTCCGGCGCGATCGCAAGAGGAAGACTTTTGTTAAACGAACTCCCCTCTTCCATCCCGTCTGGAGACTCTCTCTCCGAAAAACAAGCGTTAGCCGCTATGGGTCAGAACAGACTCATCAATCTTTACGACAGTTTTTTTTCCAAAGTGAACTTGAGCATAGCTCAGATTCTTTTCGGCGTTCTGGACCTGGAATCCAAAGAAGGTTATAAAAATCTAAAGAACACGTTCACTCAGCTTTTGGAATGGGGAGTGCTTCCTATCGTCAACGAGAACGACTCGGTCGCAACCGAAGAAGTGAAATTCGGAGACAACGATATGCTTTCCGCGCTTGTAAGTTTGATTGTAGGCGCGGATTTGCTCCTCATTTTAACCGGAGTGGATGGATTTCTCAAAGAAGAGAAAGTAGTCCCTTTTTTGAAAGGAATTTCCAAAGACGATCTGAATCTCGCGGGCGGCCCGAGCGGTCCCGGAACCGGCGGAATGTTCACCAAACTTAAATCAGCCGGCCTATTATCGGAAGCAGGAGTACCGACCGCGATCTTAAACGGCAAGAAAATGCACGCGATCCGAGAATTTTTGGAAAAAAACTCGGCCGGAACTTTGGTTGCGCCCTCCGGAAACCGAGTTTTTTCTGAGGAAAATGTGAAAGAAATCATCCGTAAAAATCGAAACGGCAACGGAGAAAATCATCTATGAAAGAAATCGAATACGTTAAAGAACTTTCTTATCGGACCAAAAAAGCTTCGAGAACTTTAAAATCACTTTCTTCATCCCAAAAAAATAAGGTTCTTTTGGGACTTGCAGACCTATTAGAAAAACGTAAATCGGAAATCCTTTCCGCAAACGAGTCCGACCTAAAAAACGGCAAGGAAAAAAACCTCTCTTCCGCTTTGATGGATCGTCTTTTATTAAATGAGAAGCGAGTCGCTTCCATGGCTTCCGCAGTTCGAGAAATCGTTTCGCTTCCAGATCCCGTCGGAGAAGTTACGAGAGGTTTGACCCTCCCGAACGGTCTCGAACTTGTGACCAAAAGAGTCCCTCTCGGAGTCGTGATGGTCATCTACGAATCTCGTCCGAACGTAACGATTGACGTAGGCGCCCTTTCTTTCAAATCGGGGAACGCATGTATTCTCAGAGGGGGAAGCGAAGCGTTTCATTCCAACGCGATTTTAGTAAAACTATTTCATGAAATTCTAAACAAAGAAGGAATCGATACAAGTGCGATCACTTTCGTAGACAAAACGGATCGTTCCTTTATGCTTCCTTTCCTTCAACAGGCTTCTTTGATCGACATAGTGGTTCCGAGAGGCGGAGAAGGTTTGATCAAATTTGTCTCGGAGCATTCTATGATTCCGGTCGTCAAACATGATAAAGGTGTTTGTAATCTCTATATCGATCAGGATGCCGATCCTGCGAAAGTAATTCCGATCGTAATCAACTCCAAGGTGCAAAGACCGGGAGTATGTAACGCTACGGAAAATTTAATACTTCACAACGGTTATCCGTTTCGAAAAGAATTGTTACAAGCTTTAGCCAAAGAAGGTGTGGAGCTATTACTTGATCCTTCCGCGCTTTCTTTGTACCCGAAAGGAAAGCCGGTTAAAGAAGAGGACTATCAGGAAGAATTTTTGGATCTTCGTCTTTCGGTAAAAACGGTTTCCAGCTTGGAAGAAGCGTTAGCCTTTATCGAAAGAACTTCTTCAGGTCATACGGAAGCCATCGTCACGGAAGATTTAAGCGCGGCTAAAATTTTCACAACTTCCTTAGATTCCGCCGCTTTATTCGTCAATTGTTCCACCCGTTTTCACGACGGCGCGGAATTCGGTCTCGGCGCCGAAGTCGGAATTTCCACCGGCAAGTTACACGTCCGTGGGCCTATGGGTTTGGCCCACCTCACGACCACAACCACCTATGTAACCGGAAACGGACAAATCCGAAATTAACCCATGACTTCACCAATTCTCACGGGAATTTTCGGAGGCAGTTTCGATCCTCCTCACGAAGGACATTCGGGAATTTTAAAGTCTTTTTTTCGGGAAGTCCCAGAGTGTAAGGAAGTCTTTCTGATTCCAAACCGAAAGAATCCTCTCAAAGGAGAGAAGTTTTCTTCTCCC
The nucleotide sequence above comes from Leptospira weilii. Encoded proteins:
- the proB gene encoding glutamate 5-kinase, encoding MNMERNSLSEKIHSAEMIVIKVGSARLSGPESEVNDFLFQLVSDIRHLRDLGKKVILVSSGAIARGRLLLNELPSSIPSGDSLSEKQALAAMGQNRLINLYDSFFSKVNLSIAQILFGVLDLESKEGYKNLKNTFTQLLEWGVLPIVNENDSVATEEVKFGDNDMLSALVSLIVGADLLLILTGVDGFLKEEKVVPFLKGISKDDLNLAGGPSGPGTGGMFTKLKSAGLLSEAGVPTAILNGKKMHAIREFLEKNSAGTLVAPSGNRVFSEENVKEIIRKNRNGNGENHL
- a CDS encoding glutamate-5-semialdehyde dehydrogenase, with the translated sequence MKEIEYVKELSYRTKKASRTLKSLSSSQKNKVLLGLADLLEKRKSEILSANESDLKNGKEKNLSSALMDRLLLNEKRVASMASAVREIVSLPDPVGEVTRGLTLPNGLELVTKRVPLGVVMVIYESRPNVTIDVGALSFKSGNACILRGGSEAFHSNAILVKLFHEILNKEGIDTSAITFVDKTDRSFMLPFLQQASLIDIVVPRGGEGLIKFVSEHSMIPVVKHDKGVCNLYIDQDADPAKVIPIVINSKVQRPGVCNATENLILHNGYPFRKELLQALAKEGVELLLDPSALSLYPKGKPVKEEDYQEEFLDLRLSVKTVSSLEEALAFIERTSSGHTEAIVTEDLSAAKIFTTSLDSAALFVNCSTRFHDGAEFGLGAEVGISTGKLHVRGPMGLAHLTTTTTYVTGNGQIRN